The Dethiosulfovibrio faecalis DNA window AGAAAAACCTCGATTCCTCAAGGATACGATGTAGGAATAGTAGTAGCCTTCAGCGATATTCTTCGCATCCGTCCTCTTCATAAGTGTTACCATATACCTGACACCGGGCATCTTGCTTTTAAGCTCGACATAATTTACGGTGTTGATGAAGGCAAAGTCGAGGGATCCCTCCAGCATTCGGCTCAGGAGCTCACCGTAGTCTCTCGTCACTACTATCGATATATCGTCGTCTCCTACGCGGTTCATGCAATCCGCAAGATAGCCCATGGCTTTTTCTATTTTTGCAGGATCCGACCCTGGGAAGACACCGAAACGATAATGGGCTCCGAAGGCCGGAGAAAGTATGGAAGAAATAAAGACGAAAACAAACGACATCGCCGCAATCGCGACCTTTCCCTTGGTAAGGCTCATGTTCTCTCCTCCTTAAACCAATACATTCTAGCACCTGGAAAAGAGAAAAACGCGGAACGGATACCCTATATAGAGGACTCCAGTAAGGGAGTCTCTAAAAACGCTAGCCCTCGAACCTGAGTTTTTAGAGGTAGACACAGGCAAATTCAGGAGGCACGAAGATGGACGAAAAGGACTGGCTTCTTATAGAGTCGCTATGGAAGGAGAGAAACATCACCCAGGCGGCGAAGAGACTGTATATGTCTCAACCCGCCGTGACCAGGAGAATACAGCATATGGAGAGGGAGTTCGGCTGTCGCATCCTGATCAGAAGAGGCAGGGGGGTGGATCTGACCCCTCAGGGAGAGAGATTGGTGGACTACGCCAGAAAGTCACTGAAAGATCTGAGAGACCTCAAGGACTCCTTGGACGGCGACGACTACGGAGTCAGAGGGACGCTCCGCATAGGATGCGCCAATATCTTCGCCAAATACAGGCTTCCGGATCTGCTGAAGTCCTTCTGCGGCAAGTACCCCGACGTGGAGGTAAAGGTTCGAACCGGCCACAGCCAGAGGGTTTACGACATGCTGTTGTCCGACGAGGCTCAACTGGTAATCGCCAGGGGAGATTTCAAGTGGCCGGAGCTCAGCTATCCAATGGACGACGACGGCCTCTATTACGTCGTAAGCTCCGAACCGCTGGACATGGACAGACTGCCGGAAATGCCGAGAATCCACAACCGCACCGACGGACCGCTGGAGACCGACATAAGAAACTGGTGGCAGAGTCTCTACTCCGTCCCTCCCACCGTTTCCATGGAGGTGGACACCGTCGATATATGCCTACAGATGGTCAGGAAAGGGCTGGGATATGCGATACTTTCCGCTCTCTGCCTGGAGGAGGCGACGGAACTCCACGGAGAGAGGCTGGTGTTCCCCGACGGAAATCCGCTCCGGAGAGACACCAGATTGTATTGCCGAAAGAACGCCGTAGGGCTCAAGGCCCTGGCGGCCTTCGTGGAATTCGTCAAAGGCGAGGTAACGTTTAAACGCCACCTCGCCCGGTAGGCTACTATCTATCCGAACAGTCTCTGTAGTAGTTCATCAGACATCCGGACAGGATTATATCCCTGTCCTCCTTCTCCAAAGCCGTCAGTTTTAAAATCACGGGCACTCTGTCGTGATCCCCTAGGAGAAACGCCTGAATCTCGGTAGCACCCTCTTTCATGGCCTTTCGTATTCCCGGCACGTAAAGCCAGTCCTCCGCACGGAATTTGCCCTGTTCCTCAGGCTCGACCACGTAGGGGACCATGCCCCAGTTTATGAGGTTGCTGCGATACCGTTTGGTGGCGTACTCCACCGCCACGTTGGCCTGACCTCCCAGCATCTTCTGGGACGAAGCCGCCTGTTCCCTGGCGGAACCGTCGCCGGGCTTAACCGCGAAAACCGCCGACCCGATACCGATCCTTCCGACATCGACATGCTCTCCCACCAGAGATAGTATCTCGGCAAGATCGTCGGACAGGGAAGTTCCGTCAGAGACAGACTTTTTGCGGCAATCCTCCAGGGCCTGAGCCACCTTGGCCCGGCCTACGAAACGGGGCTCCTTTCTGGATAGGGTGAACTCGGCCAGCTTCATCGGGTTGGAACGAAGCGACGACGTCTCGCCGGACGGTATCAGCTCGTCGGTTGTCGTGACGGGATCGTCTATAACGGCAGCCATCAAAAGCAGCTGATCCTCTGGAAGAGGCGATATCTCCGGCCAGGGTTTGATGTTGGGACCGTAGACCAATTCTTCCTCGGGGTGGGGCCTGCCCACGCCGCGATATACCCTTTTGTCGTAGACCTCGCCGTCGAAACGATAGGGAACTGGAGTCAACCTGTCGGCAAACGCCGTTCCGGGGGTCAGGACTCCGCCGTTTGCCGCCGTGGCGGCTATGGATCGGGCATCCATCAGGGCGACGGCGGAGAGCTGCCCATCTCCGGGTTTGGATCCCTCACGGTTAGGGAAGTTTCTGGTCGTGTGACGAACGCTGAAGCCTCTGTGACATGGCGTATCTCCCGCTCCGAAACAGGGTCCGCAAAAGGCTGTCTTCACTATGGCACCGGCGGCCATGAGCTTTCCGATGGAACCGTTCGCCACCAGCTCCATGTTTACCGGCTGGCTGGCCGGGTAGACGCTCAGAGAGAACTTACCGGCCCCGGTGTCGGCCCCGTCCAGTATCTGAGAGGCGGCGACGACGTTCTCGAAGGTTCCTCCGGAGCACCCCGCGATGATCCCCTGATCCACGGTGAAACGACCGTCCACAAGCTTATCCACGAGCCCCAACCTCAGCGAGCTGTTCTCCATCACCCTGGCGGTCTCCGTCTCGACGGCCTCTATCATATCCACGGGGTTCTCGACGAACTCTCTTATGGTGACGGCGTTGCTCGGGTGATAAGGCAGGGCTATCATCGGTTCCACCTTGTCCAGATCCACCACCACGGCTCCGTCGTAGAGGGCCACGTCGTCCGGATCGATCCTTTTATAGGCTTCGGGACGACCATGGAGGCAGTAGAACTCCTTTATGGCCTCGTCGGTACGCCAGATGGAGCTCCAACAGGCGGTCTCGGTGGTCATGACGTCGATACCCAGCCTAAAATCGACGCTCAGAGAACCGATGCCGGGCCCGACGAACTCCATGGCCTTGTTCTTTACGAAGCCGTTCTCGAAGACCGCTCCTATGATGGCAAGGGCGACGTCCTGAGGTCCCACTCCCGGCCTGGGAGCGCCTTTCAGATATATACACACCACGCCTGGCCGGGCCATGTCGTAGGTCCGACCTAAAAGCTGCTTGACAAGCTCCGGCCCGCCTTCGCCTACGGCTAGAGTCCCGAGGGCTCCGTAACGGGTGTGGCTGTCGGTCCCTAGGATCATGGCCCCGCTCTCGGCCATCATCTCCCTCATGTACTGATGGATCACCGCCACGTGGGCCGGGACGTACTCGCCTCCGAACTTTCTGCAAGCGGAGAGGCCGAAAACGTGATCGTCCTCGTTGATGGTCCCCCCCACGGCGCACAGGCTGTTGTGGCAGTTGGTAAGAACGTAGGGAACGGGAAACTCGGTCAGTCCGCAGGCTATGGCGGTCTGAACCACCCCCACGTAGGTGATGTCGTGAGAGGTCAGCTTGTCGAAGCGAAGCCGCAGACCGCCCTTTCCACCGCTAGTGTCGTGAGAATCGATGATGCCGTAAGACATGGTCCCGACTCCCGGCACGGTAGGCAGAGCTTTCGCATCAGGCGTCAGCCCCGCCTTCGACATGAGGCCCTCCATCTCTGCCTTCCCGACCTTTTCCGACCTCTCGCAAAGCACATCGCCGTTGAAAAGATATACCGGCCTATCCACCAGGGAAATCAAAATGCTCCAGCTCCTTCCGGGAATTGTCTGTCTTCCTAATTTCAGTATATCCCCTGCAAGCCATCACATCTAATGCCGTATTCTCATGCCGATCGATGCAAAAAAGTTATTACTCCGTCCGAGCCAGGGCTTTTTTATCCCGGGCCTCTATGCTGTATTTGCCGAGCTCCGACCTCATAGCCTGGGAGAGCTCTCCCAGAACTTCGGAGAGATCTACCAACTTTTCGACTCCACCGGCGAGGACCTTGATGTCCTCCTCCACCGAGGCGGCGTCCTCTCTGTTTCGGGAGATCCCGACGGTAAGCTTGTCAACCGAGAGGGCTATCTCCCTGGTTCCGGCCGACTGCTCCTCGGTGGTGGCTGCGACGTTACGGATCTGGGCGGATATTTCCTCGACGGCGGAGAGCACCGAGGTTATATTCCGCCTCATCTTATCGCTCTCTTCTATGCCGCCTCCTGCCACCTCTTTGCCTCCCTCTGCCTCCTCCACTGCGTTGACCGTTTTCTCCTTCATCTCCGATGCCAAATCGCCGATCTCCGACGCGGCAAGGTTGCTTTCCTCCGCGAGCTTTCTAACCTCTTCCGCCACGACGGCGAATCCCCTTCCTGCATCTCCGGCTCTGGCGGCCTCTATGGCCGCGTTAAGGGCCAGCAGGTTGGTCTGATCCGCTATCCCCGAGATCCTGCCGACTATATCGCCGATCTTCTCCGCCGTACCTCTGAGATCGGACACGGAGGCGGAGATGCCCTCGAAGGACGACGCCATCTCCCCTATCCTGTCGGCGGCGGAGGATATGGCCCGTTCAGCCGAGAGAGCCTCCTCCTTGAGCCCCGATGCCTTCTCCGACACCTCCTGGGACGCCCTGGCTGTTTCCTGGATTCCCGAGACTATCTCCTCCATGCCGGCGTTGACGCCCTCTATGGCCCTGGCGCTTTCCCCTGCCTCCTCGGTCATCCTGGCGGACTTCTCACCGAGAGTCCTGGAGATCTCCTCGTTTTTCCCCGCCGTATCTCCGAGGGAAGCCGATCCATCGTCCAGACGAACTCCGTATTCCTTGAGCTTGGAGAAAAACTCCCTTAGACCGGAGATCATGTCGTCTATGGCGTTCGAGACCTGAGAGATCTCGTCTGCTCCATCTCTGTGAGCCCTTACCGTTAGATCTCCCTCGCCGGCCCTTACCGAGACGTCTCTAAGCCTCTCCATCGGACCGAGTATCCCCCGATTCATCAGGAAAACGAAGACGAGAAGAATGGTGATAAGCAGAAGCCCCACCATCACCGATCTCAGGGCCATGGCACCAAGAGGCCTAAGCAGGACTTCTTCCGAGACGGTGAAGATCAGACGCCATCCGGTGGACAAAGGCATATGGAAGGCTATCAGCCTGTCGTCGCCGTCTTTCAAAAAGGCGACCCCTCCATCGTCGGACCGAGAGGAGGAAAGACTCTCGAACATATTGACCTCGTCCGCATCTTCTCCGTCCGGGTGAACCAGGGGAACTCCGTCCCCATCCACCAGATATCCGGTTCCGGCGCTGCCTATCTTCTGCCCTAGCACCATGGAGACCAAAGCGGAGACGTCCACATCGGCGCCTACCACTCCGACCAGATCCCCCTCCGAGTCGTACGCCGGACAGGCCACGGTGATGACCCTCTTTCCCGACTTAACGTCCTCGAACGGAGAGGTAAAGATCGTTCCCCCCGTCTCGACTGCTCTCCTATACCAGGGTTCTTCGGTAGGATCGAAGCCGGAAGGAGGCATCCAGCCGGTGCCGTCGGAAAAACGGCTATTGGGAAAACCGACGTATATATCCAGATAACCGTCCTCCAGGTTGTTCTCCGTCAAGGTCTCCATGTAGCCTATGAGGATCCCCTCGGTGGTCCCGTAGTCCTCCCACAGATAGGCCACGTTGGAGGCGATGTTCCTCACCATCTGACCTCGACTCTGCATCCAGTTCTCTATGGAGATCCGACCGAAGGTGGATTCTTTCCTCCCCGATTCTATAAGCTGATCCATCAATATCCGCCTGGCTCCCCAAAAAGACAGCCCCCCCATCACGACCACTGCCAAGAGCACTCCAACCGCGAGAGTGTAGAGACGTCCTCGAACGGTCATAAGCCATCCCCCCCAATGAATTTTAAAAATTTCGCCTTATAAGTATACCCTCAAAAGAAAGAATTCCAAGGCAAAAAATAAACAAAGAAAATTCTTTAGATTATTATGATCCGCCGATCCTACGATATAAAAAGTCCCCGGTCCTCTCCAAAAGGAGACGACCGGGGACTTTTATAGATCGAGATGTCGTTGTTTTCTACAGTATGGACAAAATCTTTCCTACAATAAGTCCACCGCCTGTTCCTACCACGTAGCCCATCATGGCCATGAGGACTCCGATCGGGACAAGGGCGTCGCTGTAGGCAGCGGCCAATATCGGAGCGGAGGCCACCCCTCCGATGTTGGCCAGACTCGCCACACCGCAGGTGAACAGGTCGAGCTTGAAGAGCTTGGCTATTATCGCCAAGGTTATGGCATGAATGCCGAGTATGACGAATCCGGCGAGTATATACATGGGGGCCTCGGTGAGCTCGGCAAAGTTGGCCCTGGATGCGATGAGACCGACGATCATGTAAAGCATGGTGTTGGCCATCTGAGAAGCACCGGGAAGACCGTACATGGGGGTCATGGCGCAGAGCACGCCTATCACCGTAGCCAGAAGCACCGTCCAGGTGGTACCGGACATGAAGGCCGATTTCGGAAGGA harbors:
- a CDS encoding LysR family transcriptional regulator, producing MDEKDWLLIESLWKERNITQAAKRLYMSQPAVTRRIQHMEREFGCRILIRRGRGVDLTPQGERLVDYARKSLKDLRDLKDSLDGDDYGVRGTLRIGCANIFAKYRLPDLLKSFCGKYPDVEVKVRTGHSQRVYDMLLSDEAQLVIARGDFKWPELSYPMDDDGLYYVVSSEPLDMDRLPEMPRIHNRTDGPLETDIRNWWQSLYSVPPTVSMEVDTVDICLQMVRKGLGYAILSALCLEEATELHGERLVFPDGNPLRRDTRLYCRKNAVGLKALAAFVEFVKGEVTFKRHLAR
- a CDS encoding hydratase, which gives rise to MISLVDRPVYLFNGDVLCERSEKVGKAEMEGLMSKAGLTPDAKALPTVPGVGTMSYGIIDSHDTSGGKGGLRLRFDKLTSHDITYVGVVQTAIACGLTEFPVPYVLTNCHNSLCAVGGTINEDDHVFGLSACRKFGGEYVPAHVAVIHQYMREMMAESGAMILGTDSHTRYGALGTLAVGEGGPELVKQLLGRTYDMARPGVVCIYLKGAPRPGVGPQDVALAIIGAVFENGFVKNKAMEFVGPGIGSLSVDFRLGIDVMTTETACWSSIWRTDEAIKEFYCLHGRPEAYKRIDPDDVALYDGAVVVDLDKVEPMIALPYHPSNAVTIREFVENPVDMIEAVETETARVMENSSLRLGLVDKLVDGRFTVDQGIIAGCSGGTFENVVAASQILDGADTGAGKFSLSVYPASQPVNMELVANGSIGKLMAAGAIVKTAFCGPCFGAGDTPCHRGFSVRHTTRNFPNREGSKPGDGQLSAVALMDARSIAATAANGGVLTPGTAFADRLTPVPYRFDGEVYDKRVYRGVGRPHPEEELVYGPNIKPWPEISPLPEDQLLLMAAVIDDPVTTTDELIPSGETSSLRSNPMKLAEFTLSRKEPRFVGRAKVAQALEDCRKKSVSDGTSLSDDLAEILSLVGEHVDVGRIGIGSAVFAVKPGDGSAREQAASSQKMLGGQANVAVEYATKRYRSNLINWGMVPYVVEPEEQGKFRAEDWLYVPGIRKAMKEGATEIQAFLLGDHDRVPVILKLTALEKEDRDIILSGCLMNYYRDCSDR
- a CDS encoding methyl-accepting chemotaxis protein: MTVRGRLYTLAVGVLLAVVVMGGLSFWGARRILMDQLIESGRKESTFGRISIENWMQSRGQMVRNIASNVAYLWEDYGTTEGILIGYMETLTENNLEDGYLDIYVGFPNSRFSDGTGWMPPSGFDPTEEPWYRRAVETGGTIFTSPFEDVKSGKRVITVACPAYDSEGDLVGVVGADVDVSALVSMVLGQKIGSAGTGYLVDGDGVPLVHPDGEDADEVNMFESLSSSRSDDGGVAFLKDGDDRLIAFHMPLSTGWRLIFTVSEEVLLRPLGAMALRSVMVGLLLITILLVFVFLMNRGILGPMERLRDVSVRAGEGDLTVRAHRDGADEISQVSNAIDDMISGLREFFSKLKEYGVRLDDGSASLGDTAGKNEEISRTLGEKSARMTEEAGESARAIEGVNAGMEEIVSGIQETARASQEVSEKASGLKEEALSAERAISSAADRIGEMASSFEGISASVSDLRGTAEKIGDIVGRISGIADQTNLLALNAAIEAARAGDAGRGFAVVAEEVRKLAEESNLAASEIGDLASEMKEKTVNAVEEAEGGKEVAGGGIEESDKMRRNITSVLSAVEEISAQIRNVAATTEEQSAGTREIALSVDKLTVGISRNREDAASVEEDIKVLAGGVEKLVDLSEVLGELSQAMRSELGKYSIEARDKKALARTE